From the Nematostella vectensis chromosome 7, jaNemVect1.1, whole genome shotgun sequence genome, the window acCGCTTGGGTATTCCCCAATCCCGTCTTTCCAGCTTTTTTCAGTTTCAGTTTCCGTCCTTGGTAATCACCCCGTGACCCTATGTGACTCGTGACCCGTTTCTCGGCCTAAGTAAGAAAGAATCTCGTTTCCCGTTTTACCCCTTTAGGGCTATAATGCTTGGTGCGTGTTGTAGTCTTGTAAATTATTGTACCAGTTAGATCTGGGACCATTTTTTACGATACTAATACAAACGAGGGTTTTATCTGAAATCGACGCGACAGAAATACATGTAACAGTGTAAGAGAAAGGTGGCCATGTGGCAGATAATTTGATAAATATATGCTTTCAGTGGCGGATCCAGGGGTGGTGACGGGGGTGACATGTCACCACCCTTGttgggtgaaaaaaaaaattgttttttttggggggggtgAAAAAGCATTTTGGGAATTTAATGTATAGCAATGCTATTGAAAGCCAGGCCACTGCACTAGGCGAAACAGGGCATTGATTATGAATCATCAGAATAGTCTGACTGGTGGAACACAAAAGCCGAAACCCCCTCGGATAGCACTTTTcaacaacattttttaacctttaagatagcacattgagtGTGGtcgaaaaaattataatttctgCAGCGCAATCATGGCGGATGGCATCATATTCTTAAAAGTATTCCTCCAGATACTAAGACGAGCTGTTATGCTTTTGGTTTTCTGTAattcaaaactttaataagtAACGCGATTTTCACAAACAGGGGCATTAAAAGTATTCTCGAAATTTTCTAGAAGAATTTGtaacataaaatatatattccttAAATATAAAATCTGGAAGAAACAATCGCGACAGACTTTAAAAAAGGTCACCCCTCCTTTCCAAATCCTAGATCCGCCACTGGCTTTATCAGTAAAAAAATGTGAGACATAGTTCGGAAAAGGCGTCTAGGGAAAGCCATCGTGAAATGTCTAATGGCACGTTGGTCGCTTAGGTTAACGTTCTTAACAGTTCTCCTTGTTACCATTCATCGGTTTTGCCACTGAAggatttaaataaaataacgaGACTTTCTCGCCGATTAATAGAGGTTATAGTAACAGTGAATAATACTTCGCGAGCATATTTTAGTATAAGCATAGTGGTTAATATCACTAATTTTATGCAATCTTTTATCTCTACTGATCGCTGATCATTATATGTTTTACCACAGAGGATGTCTATCATTTTGTCAATGATTATTTTGGGAGTGGTAATGAGAGGGGGTCACGCAACACCAGGAACCGATACGAAGCTTTCTAAGGTAAGTCCCGTATGGTACTATAGtgcatgtcacgcaacaccaGGAACCGATACGAAGCTTTCTAAGGTAAGTCCCGTATGATACTATAGtgcatgtcacgcaacaccaGGAACCGATACGAAGCTTTCTAAGGTAAGTCCCGTATGGTACTATAGtgcatgtcacgcaacaccaGGAACCGATACGAAGCTTTGAAAGGTAAGTTTTCCTatcatgttttgttttgtgtttttactattattattttttgtcattcatTGCGTtgtaccaccattgtgttagTTACATCTAATCACATTGCTATTGCGATACACTATGTCACGTTTTCTTCCAGCATGGTTTTGGTCCCTTGACCTTCATTGCCCAAGCTCCAGGCCCTCGCGGCCCTCCAGGATCTCCCGGCACCCCTGCTCACGTGAACTGGAAGCAGTGCGTATGGACCAACATCAACGAGGGAAAGGACGTAGGCTTGATCAAGGTACAACTTCTTATAAACTAGGCATAACTTAAGCGCCTGTCTTATTCCTATGGCTTGCAAGCAAAGCAATCGAAGACTATATAATCCCCATCTTTTGAATGGACACCTTCCAGACTGCCAAAAATCGGAATTCCCGGCCCCCCTAAGCTATAAGAAAGTGCGTCAATTGAGTTTAAAGTGCGCCATTGTATTACAAAGTCCATTAGCTATAACAATGTGCGTCAATTTTAAGCATCAATTGCGTATACTATTATGCAAAGCCGTCCAAATTTATTGCAAAATGCGTCAACTATCACAAGGTCAACTCTTACCGGGATAACCAGAAGCTGGTCAATGTGTTGTCTATTATATGTAACACCGAGTATAGTGAGTTTGTCAGGTTGTCCGACCTTCCCACCCTCACGGAAGTTAGGTCCACCCTCTGTAGGGATTTGAGAGCCAACGCGAAATCAAAGGGGATTAAACCTATAATCTCCATTCTTAGCATCTACTAATTCGCACATGGGTATGACCTTTGCTCTACACATGTACACCCTTAAGGcaaattatcatcatcatcattatcattatgatCATATTGTGGGTATAGCATCCGTAATATGGCACATGTATTCCCTTGAGGCCAGTTTATAATACAGACTGCTTCAAAGACTTCATTACCAATAGATTTCCGCTTTAATGTATATTTCCCTTGTAGTACTTGTTGCTTACCCAACTATAGGTATTGCTTACAAAAGTTGCGAAtaaaccataaaaaaatatatatatataaataaaacctCATGCATACAGGTTTATGACATCATCTTTTCTCCAGGAGTGTGCGTTTAACAAGCACAGTGACAGCACAGCTTTGCGTGTAGCTTTTGATGGAGATTATCGAGTCGCAACATGCGTGGGTGCCACATGCTGCAAGCGCTGGTACTTCACGTTTAACCACCATGAGTGTAAACATCCAGCCCCCATTGACGCAGTACAACATCACGCCGCCGACATATCTGGTCACAACGTCCATGAACATCGCCATGTCGAGGGCTATTGTCAGGGGATCGCAAAGGTATATTCATGTGGCAACTTCTCGCCCTCCAGTATTTTGATTGAGAATTTAATCTATCCTCTCTGTTGTGTTATACGCGTCGCTGGAAACATCTTTTTGCCCGAAAACACGGGCCGCGTTTTAACATggccttattattattattattatgtttcGTGGAACATGCCGTGTTAACAAAAAAAGACTTCTCTCAAATGACGTCGCAGAACGATCTGTGAAACTTACTCGAAAAAGGTAGCGCAGTTACTGTGctaatttttgttgttgttgcaacCTTCCTAAATCCACATAAACTTGTTGGAATTAGTAaggaaagaaaatacaaaaaaatggtTTAGAAGAAGCAAACCTTCTTTACTCCACAAGCACCCCTTCTTCTGATTGAGGAGACCATTGAACAT encodes:
- the LOC5520892 gene encoding collagen triple helix repeat-containing protein 1, which produces MSIILSMIILGVVMRGGHATPGTDTKLSKHGFGPLTFIAQAPGPRGPPGSPGTPAHVNWKQCVWTNINEGKDVGLIKECAFNKHSDSTALRVAFDGDYRVATCVGATCCKRWYFTFNHHECKHPAPIDAVQHHAADISGHNVHEHRHVEGYCQGIAKGQVRVGFWVDSCKFSPHDGPADAYTGWMSSTRIVIEEVPGPQA